A genomic stretch from Thermodesulfovibrionales bacterium includes:
- the dsrM gene encoding sulfate reduction electron transfer complex DsrMKJOP subunit DsrM, which yields MKILLPFFSVLVLVLLVFVGVQGANLHFLFGVIIPYAAFAIFTVGIIYRVLKWASAPVPFCIPTTCGQQKSFPWIKQDKLENPSTTPGVIGRMALEVLVFRSLFRNLKTELRDGPQLSYGSEKWLWLAGLAFHWSFLLILIRHLRFFVQQVPFPIRLVEALDSFFQIGAPLFYMTDAIILLAVTYLLIRRVYLPQIRYISLPADYFPLFLILGIALSGVLMRYFFKVNVAGVKELTMGLISLNPAIPRGIGAIFYVHLFLISILFAYFPFSKLVHMAGVFLSPTRNMPNNSRMVRHINPWNYPVKVHTYEEYENDFRDKMKAAGIPVEKE from the coding sequence ATGAAAATACTGCTTCCCTTCTTTTCGGTACTCGTGCTTGTTTTGCTCGTCTTTGTCGGGGTCCAAGGGGCGAACCTGCATTTTCTCTTCGGTGTCATCATCCCCTATGCAGCCTTTGCCATCTTCACGGTCGGTATTATCTACCGTGTCTTAAAATGGGCGAGTGCGCCGGTGCCCTTCTGCATCCCCACTACCTGTGGACAGCAGAAATCCTTCCCCTGGATCAAACAGGATAAACTCGAAAACCCATCCACCACCCCGGGTGTTATCGGCAGAATGGCCCTCGAAGTCCTTGTTTTCCGTTCCCTCTTCAGGAACCTCAAGACCGAATTAAGGGACGGCCCGCAGCTTTCCTATGGATCAGAGAAGTGGCTCTGGCTTGCGGGACTCGCTTTTCACTGGTCATTTCTTCTTATCCTCATCAGACACCTGAGGTTTTTTGTTCAGCAGGTGCCTTTCCCTATCCGGCTGGTAGAGGCGCTTGACTCCTTTTTCCAGATAGGGGCGCCTCTGTTTTATATGACAGACGCAATCATCCTCCTGGCCGTAACATACCTCTTAATCAGGAGAGTATATCTTCCCCAGATACGGTACATCTCCCTTCCCGCGGATTATTTCCCCCTCTTCCTGATTCTCGGCATCGCACTATCAGGTGTTCTCATGAGATATTTCTTCAAAGTCAATGTCGCGGGTGTGAAGGAGTTGACGATGGGACTCATCAGCCTTAACCCGGCAATACCGCGGGGGATCGGAGCCATCTTTTATGTCCATCTCTTTCTCATCAGTATCCTTTTCGCCTACTTCCCCTTCAGCAAACTGGTGCACATGGCAGGGGTCTTTCTCAGCCCCACGAGGAACATGCCGAACAACAGCAGGATGGTGAGGCACATCAACCCATGGAACTACCCTGTCAAGGTCCATACTTACGAAGAATACGAGAATGATTTCAGGGATAAAATGAAGGCCGCTGGAATTCCAGTAGAAAAGGAGTAG
- a CDS encoding RsbRD N-terminal domain-containing protein → MNVSLEKFLSERRSAIVAKWFEKTIEVFPQDTSPFLRNRESRFRNPLGHTLSKGIEGLFDELLSGGGDHEKLSSILDTIIRINAVQEIPPSQAVAFIFSLKNVIREDLKKEIREERLYDELSAFESGIDAMALLSFDLYMKCREKIYDLRVKELKQWGLRPVESR, encoded by the coding sequence ATGAATGTGAGTCTTGAGAAGTTCCTGTCGGAAAGACGATCAGCCATCGTAGCGAAATGGTTCGAAAAGACCATCGAGGTCTTTCCTCAGGATACCTCTCCTTTTCTGAGAAACCGGGAGAGCAGGTTCAGGAACCCCCTCGGGCACACGCTCTCGAAGGGCATAGAGGGTCTCTTCGATGAGCTCCTCTCGGGCGGGGGCGATCATGAAAAGCTCTCATCCATCCTCGACACGATCATCAGGATCAATGCAGTTCAGGAAATTCCCCCATCCCAGGCCGTAGCCTTCATCTTCAGCCTCAAGAACGTGATCAGGGAAGACCTCAAGAAGGAGATCAGGGAAGAGAGGCTTTATGACGAATTATCGGCATTCGAGTCAGGAATCGACGCCATGGCCCTCCTGTCCTTTGATCTTTACATGAAATGCAGGGAGAAGATCTATGATCTCAGGGTAAAGGAACTGAAGCAATGGGGCTTGAGACCTGTAGAGAGCAGATGA
- a CDS encoding TusE/DsrC/DsvC family sulfur relay protein has translation MPTMEFQGKQYEVDDDGYLVNLDDWNKDLAGHIAKLEEIEMTEAHWEVVNFLRDYYAKYQIAPMIKILVKEIGKVMGPEKGNTKYLYELYPGGPAKQACKIAGLPKPTGCV, from the coding sequence ATGCCTACCATGGAATTTCAGGGGAAACAATACGAAGTCGATGATGACGGGTATCTCGTAAACCTCGACGACTGGAACAAGGACCTCGCCGGACACATCGCAAAACTGGAGGAGATCGAAATGACCGAGGCTCACTGGGAGGTCGTCAACTTCCTCCGGGACTATTATGCGAAGTATCAGATCGCTCCCATGATCAAGATCCTTGTCAAAGAGATCGGCAAGGTTATGGGTCCTGAGAAAGGGAACACGAAATATCTTTATGAACTCTATCCGGGCGGACCTGCAAAGCAGGCTTGTAAGATTGCCGGACTCCCGAAACCGACAGGTTGCGTATAG
- a CDS encoding cobyrinate a,c-diamide synthase — protein sequence METYPRLVIAGLRGGSGKTTVSLGLIAALRSQKGLTIVPFKKGPDYIDAGWMSVAAKRPCYNLDPFLIPKEDLLDSFRLHATGDIAVIEGNRGLYDGMDAEGSYSTAELAKLLDAPVVLVVDVTKMTRTTAALVLGCMHFDRAVKIRGVVLNQVSGGRHESVIRASIEQYCSLPVFGAIPRMKSGDFPERHMGLTPYQEHPDTVQAISFAEEVAGKYLDMDGILEAARSVEPLVLEGEKRVLAHGEKGGSHLSLGEASCHSVNVLPPVRIGVVRDSAFQFYYPENFEALEDCGAELVETSALTASHLPDIDALYIGGGFPETHAIALAENTEFRDSLKNAVNEGLPVYAECGGLMYLGDGLLLDSKAYPMAGIFPLVFSLERKPQAHGYSIAEVVNENPFYAKGTVLRGHEFHYSKPLYGADDRAGVTYAFRMKRGHGMRDTMDGICFKNVLATYTHLHALGAREWVEGMIRQAAAHRRARSAKQNA from the coding sequence ATGGAGACTTATCCGCGACTCGTCATTGCCGGGCTCAGGGGCGGTTCCGGAAAGACGACCGTTTCCCTCGGTCTCATTGCCGCTCTCAGGTCACAGAAAGGCCTCACCATCGTCCCTTTCAAAAAGGGTCCGGATTATATCGATGCCGGTTGGATGTCCGTTGCGGCAAAGAGACCGTGCTATAACCTCGATCCTTTCCTCATCCCGAAAGAGGATCTCCTCGATTCCTTTCGTTTACATGCCACCGGTGATATCGCGGTCATAGAAGGCAACAGGGGGCTTTACGACGGTATGGACGCAGAAGGCTCTTACAGCACTGCCGAGTTGGCAAAGCTTTTGGACGCCCCCGTTGTTCTCGTTGTCGACGTCACAAAAATGACCAGGACAACGGCTGCCTTAGTATTGGGGTGTATGCACTTCGACAGAGCCGTGAAGATAAGAGGCGTTGTTCTTAATCAGGTATCCGGAGGGAGGCACGAATCGGTAATACGGGCGTCAATAGAGCAATACTGTTCCCTGCCTGTCTTCGGTGCGATACCAAGAATGAAGTCAGGGGATTTCCCTGAGCGTCACATGGGGTTGACGCCATACCAGGAGCACCCTGACACTGTCCAGGCGATCTCCTTTGCTGAAGAAGTCGCCGGGAAGTATCTCGACATGGATGGGATCCTGGAAGCGGCAAGGTCGGTTGAGCCATTGGTGCTCGAAGGAGAAAAGAGAGTACTCGCGCATGGGGAGAAAGGAGGTTCACATCTCAGTCTCGGTGAGGCATCGTGTCATAGCGTCAATGTTCTTCCTCCTGTAAGAATCGGCGTTGTCCGAGACTCGGCGTTCCAGTTTTACTATCCGGAAAATTTCGAGGCCCTTGAGGACTGCGGCGCAGAGCTCGTTGAAACAAGCGCCCTCACAGCGAGCCATCTGCCTGATATCGATGCCCTTTATATCGGAGGGGGGTTCCCCGAGACCCACGCCATAGCCCTTGCTGAGAATACTGAGTTCCGCGACTCCCTCAAGAATGCCGTCAATGAGGGGCTGCCTGTTTATGCAGAGTGCGGCGGCCTCATGTATCTCGGTGACGGTCTGCTCCTCGATAGCAAGGCCTATCCCATGGCAGGCATCTTTCCCCTGGTCTTCTCTCTTGAAAGGAAACCCCAGGCCCACGGATATTCAATAGCCGAAGTCGTCAATGAAAACCCCTTTTATGCCAAAGGTACGGTGCTGAGGGGCCACGAGTTCCATTATTCGAAACCCCTGTACGGCGCTGATGACAGGGCCGGGGTTACCTATGCCTTCAGGATGAAGAGGGGTCATGGGATGCGCGACACTATGGACGGAATCTGTTTCAAGAATGTTTTGGCAACGTATACCCATCTCCATGCGCTCGGCGCAAGGGAGTGGGTTGAAGGGATGATAAGGCAGGCTGCAGCACACCGGAGAGCAAGGAGTGCTAAGCAGAATGCATAG
- the dsrB gene encoding dissimilatory-type sulfite reductase subunit beta — protein MSAPQRKTDIGPPHYKDFLPPVIQKNYGDWKYHEVLSPGVMVHVGNGGDKIWSVRVASPRLLSTATIRDMADMAEKYCGGYIRFTTRNNAEFLVSDEKNLVPLQNELKSKKYMMGGIGSRISNIVHTQGWIHCHSAAADASGIVKALMDEFADYFTTKETPNKVRLAVACCVNMCGAVHCSDIAVVAIHRKVPVVDHDKVKNVCEIPSTIASCPTGAISPDPAKKSVKVNADKCMYCGNCFTVCPPMEIHDPAYDGVAIVVGGKVGNLRSNPKFSKLAVPFIKNNPPRWPEVTAAVKKILDAYIAGAKKHERVGEWIERIGWEKFFKLTGLPFTFQHIDDFVIARETFRTAATFKW, from the coding sequence ATGTCAGCACCCCAGAGAAAAACAGATATAGGCCCCCCCCATTACAAGGATTTTCTGCCGCCCGTAATCCAGAAGAATTACGGTGACTGGAAGTATCACGAAGTCTTGAGTCCCGGCGTAATGGTCCATGTAGGCAACGGCGGTGACAAGATATGGTCGGTGAGGGTAGCTTCACCGAGGCTCCTCAGCACCGCTACCATCAGGGATATGGCCGATATGGCCGAGAAGTACTGCGGAGGCTATATCAGATTTACGACAAGGAATAACGCCGAGTTTCTTGTTTCCGACGAAAAGAACCTCGTCCCCCTCCAGAACGAGCTCAAGAGCAAGAAGTATATGATGGGAGGCATCGGTTCGAGGATAAGCAACATCGTCCATACCCAGGGATGGATACACTGCCATTCGGCAGCGGCAGACGCTTCAGGAATAGTAAAGGCGCTGATGGACGAGTTCGCCGACTACTTTACGACAAAGGAGACACCGAATAAGGTGAGACTGGCTGTTGCCTGCTGTGTGAATATGTGCGGCGCGGTCCATTGCTCGGACATCGCCGTTGTCGCGATCCACAGAAAGGTCCCTGTGGTGGACCATGACAAGGTCAAGAATGTCTGCGAGATTCCGTCCACGATAGCATCGTGCCCGACAGGCGCGATCAGCCCTGACCCGGCGAAAAAGAGCGTGAAGGTCAATGCCGACAAGTGTATGTATTGCGGCAACTGCTTTACGGTTTGCCCGCCCATGGAGATCCACGACCCTGCATATGACGGCGTTGCGATCGTTGTGGGAGGTAAAGTCGGAAACCTCAGGTCGAACCCGAAGTTTTCAAAGCTCGCGGTCCCCTTCATCAAGAACAATCCTCCGAGATGGCCTGAAGTGACAGCAGCGGTCAAGAAGATCCTTGACGCGTATATTGCCGGCGCAAAGAAGCATGAAAGGGTCGGAGAATGGATAGAGAGGATAGGCTGGGAGAAGTTCTTCAAGCTTACCGGTCTGCCCTTCACCTTCCAGCACATCGATGATTTCGTGATCGCACGGGAGACCTTCAGGACAGCGGCAACCTTCAAGTGGTAA
- the dsrA gene encoding dissimilatory-type sulfite reductase subunit alpha produces MPKKYETPLLDELEKGPFPSFVTEIKKAAAKSDMAADELGQLEKSYRDKRGYWKHGGIVGVRGYGSGVIGRYSSLPEEFPNVANFHTVRINSTSAFFYTSKFLKEMCDIWDKYGSGLTNLHGSTGDLILLGTDTDKLEPIFAEFSSRGWDLGGSGSAMRTPSCCVGPARCEWSNINTLDITYNLTQEFQDEMHRPAFPYKFKFKTAGCAVDCIASIARADCSIIGTWKGKIAVNQDEVAAYAKKGMNISDEVVNKCPSRCMSYDGKALKIEDEDCIRCMHCIAKMTKALKPTGEKGATILIGSKAPFVIGATLSWVIVPFMKMEPPYDEFKDLVRKMWEYWDEHGKNRERIGELIIRRGMREFLEYIGIEPTPQQVKEPRRDPFFFWTEEDLQK; encoded by the coding sequence ATGCCAAAGAAGTATGAGACTCCCTTATTGGATGAGCTCGAAAAGGGGCCCTTTCCAAGCTTTGTCACAGAAATCAAGAAGGCCGCTGCAAAGAGTGATATGGCGGCCGACGAGCTTGGACAGCTCGAAAAGTCTTACAGGGATAAACGCGGTTACTGGAAGCATGGTGGCATCGTCGGCGTCCGTGGCTACGGTTCAGGCGTTATCGGAAGGTATTCTTCCCTTCCCGAGGAGTTCCCGAATGTCGCAAACTTCCATACCGTCAGAATCAACTCGACATCCGCGTTTTTCTACACCTCAAAGTTCCTGAAAGAGATGTGTGACATCTGGGACAAGTACGGAAGCGGTCTCACCAACCTCCACGGATCAACAGGGGACCTCATTCTCCTTGGAACTGATACCGACAAACTCGAGCCCATCTTCGCAGAGTTCTCATCCCGCGGCTGGGACCTCGGAGGCTCGGGTTCAGCAATGAGAACGCCGAGCTGCTGCGTAGGACCGGCACGGTGCGAGTGGTCAAACATCAATACCCTCGATATCACCTACAACCTAACCCAGGAATTCCAGGACGAGATGCACAGACCTGCCTTCCCTTACAAATTCAAGTTTAAGACAGCAGGATGCGCCGTGGATTGTATCGCATCGATCGCCCGCGCAGACTGCTCCATCATCGGGACGTGGAAAGGAAAGATAGCAGTCAATCAGGACGAGGTTGCCGCCTATGCAAAGAAAGGCATGAATATATCCGATGAGGTCGTCAACAAGTGCCCGAGCAGATGCATGAGCTATGACGGCAAGGCCCTGAAGATCGAGGATGAAGACTGCATACGCTGCATGCACTGTATCGCAAAGATGACAAAGGCCCTGAAGCCGACCGGAGAAAAGGGTGCAACGATCCTCATCGGCAGCAAGGCCCCCTTCGTTATAGGCGCCACCCTCTCCTGGGTCATCGTTCCCTTCATGAAGATGGAGCCGCCTTATGACGAATTCAAGGACCTCGTACGGAAGATGTGGGAATATTGGGACGAACATGGGAAGAATAGGGAGAGGATCGGAGAACTCATCATCAGGCGCGGAATGAGGGAGTTCCTCGAATATATTGGAATTGAGCCTACCCCTCAGCAGGTGAAAGAGCCGAGGAGAGACCCGTTCTTCTTCTGGACCGAAGAAGATCTGCAGAAATAA
- the smc gene encoding chromosome segregation protein SMC, whose amino-acid sequence MRIEKIELIGFKSFAEKTTFNLHPGITCIVGPNGSGKSNIVDSFRWVLGEQSAKSLRGEKMEEVIFNGSATKKPRGMSEVNLILLFDSPEQGNGDSHSLTSVSRRLYRSGDSEYLMNRSQCRLKDIRDLFLDTGLEIRSYSILEQGRISEILNAKPQDRRFLIEEVAGVMKYKVRRAEALTKLESSRLNLQRINDIVAEVKRQINSLDRQVKKAERFKKLSAEMREIELKLAKRDFTLLSESLQAITESHTASKEEETLLRAEINTIENTRETRRIALLEKEKHLESLTSALQGLERQIAEVERTIAVSSTESSHLRESLVRMTHQEEDIGKRIGETEARRAELISVESNLNVEIETLRQELSGRNEAVRDLEAELSEREGLIEAKRREVFRIAEDLSQLSNETGRIVTSIENLERKSAAALKEAEDAGHQLAAVEESIRETENAIVGKNNDQLLLNERKGKLIADTDEYRTRLDDLRTRISGSREDLASLSSRLGSLREIMHEEFSKEIIPGTEDLHILASVAEALEVDEPYEKAIENALGEKVKGFIVPSFEDIRHAASMLRQKGVGRTAFIPQDVIHTFDAETPDPESSAVIARAVDLVRIQTDRDAFSPVIRAMLNNVFVVRDLSAGLALLSSRNTCTFVTLDGEIIEPSGAVIVGEGRGVLRRKREIRELEALTDQKKREIEKLDSTLALSEASLQDKKGSLKDVETAIINTEREISLLRLTADTQRGEREKTSRKLAYLHIEKEEVLRERESLRAMAAEKEKEIEKVGARKAEVEGIIADMQDAIQKNKESYEAARASITELRLSLNSYKERLESIKKESEHGLKMLSDLTTLRERLVEERAEIDSRIARCGEEIEKNNESLKELVVKADGLKGVISENREIIHNESEELAHIEQESKALRSRLDVLTARLAEIDVSMAEHRIKLENLTEGIRLNYGIALASLEVEPVAPEDEERLSSIREKILELGLVNLGTLEEYEELKTRYEFLTQQQDDLNKSIAELEEAITKINSTTRKKLRDAFEQLSAKFSEVFSYLFGGGKAELVMTDENNILDTGIDIIAQPPGKKLQNINLLSGGEKALTALSLLFASFLIKPAPLCILDEVDAPLDEANVGRFGKMLRELSDRIQFIVVTHNRITMEAADYIYGITMEEPGVSKVISMQLADAV is encoded by the coding sequence ATGCGTATAGAAAAGATCGAGCTCATCGGATTCAAGTCCTTTGCTGAAAAGACGACCTTTAATCTCCACCCCGGGATAACCTGTATCGTGGGACCGAACGGTTCCGGGAAGAGCAATATTGTCGACTCCTTCCGCTGGGTCCTGGGAGAACAGAGCGCGAAGAGCCTCAGGGGTGAGAAGATGGAGGAGGTCATCTTCAACGGCTCTGCAACGAAGAAACCGAGGGGCATGTCCGAGGTGAACCTTATCCTCCTCTTTGATTCTCCTGAGCAGGGCAACGGGGATTCCCATTCACTCACTTCAGTGTCGAGAAGGCTTTACCGGTCAGGGGACAGCGAATACCTCATGAACAGGAGTCAATGCCGCCTGAAAGATATCAGAGACCTCTTCCTCGATACGGGCCTCGAGATACGGAGTTATTCGATCCTCGAACAGGGAAGGATCAGCGAGATCCTCAACGCTAAGCCCCAGGACAGGAGGTTCCTCATAGAGGAAGTGGCCGGCGTCATGAAGTATAAGGTAAGAAGGGCCGAGGCCCTCACGAAACTTGAATCATCGAGGCTCAATCTCCAGAGGATTAACGACATCGTCGCCGAAGTGAAGCGTCAGATAAACTCCCTCGACAGGCAGGTGAAAAAGGCCGAACGCTTCAAGAAACTCTCTGCCGAGATGAGGGAGATCGAACTGAAGCTGGCAAAACGTGACTTCACCTTACTCAGCGAATCTCTGCAGGCCATCACCGAGAGCCATACCGCTTCAAAGGAAGAAGAGACGCTCCTCAGGGCAGAGATCAACACTATCGAAAACACGAGGGAGACGAGACGCATCGCACTTCTCGAAAAGGAGAAACATCTCGAGTCCCTCACATCAGCCCTTCAGGGTCTCGAAAGGCAGATAGCCGAAGTGGAGAGGACCATTGCCGTATCGTCAACAGAGAGCAGTCACCTCAGGGAATCTCTCGTGAGAATGACCCATCAGGAAGAAGATATTGGGAAAAGGATCGGTGAAACAGAGGCGAGGAGAGCCGAACTGATCTCTGTGGAGTCGAACCTCAATGTCGAAATTGAGACGCTCAGGCAGGAACTCTCCGGGAGAAATGAGGCCGTCCGGGATCTGGAGGCTGAGCTTTCAGAAAGAGAGGGGCTCATCGAGGCAAAACGGAGAGAAGTCTTCAGGATAGCCGAAGACCTCAGTCAGCTGAGCAACGAGACCGGGAGGATCGTCACATCCATAGAGAATCTCGAAAGAAAGAGTGCAGCTGCCCTCAAGGAAGCCGAGGATGCCGGACATCAGCTTGCCGCCGTCGAAGAGAGCATCAGGGAGACTGAGAATGCTATCGTCGGCAAGAACAATGACCAGCTTCTTCTCAATGAAAGAAAGGGCAAGCTTATCGCCGATACCGACGAATACCGGACCAGGCTCGACGACCTGAGAACCAGGATTTCAGGATCCCGCGAGGATCTGGCGTCCCTCTCTTCGCGCCTCGGTTCGCTCAGGGAGATCATGCATGAGGAATTTTCGAAGGAGATCATACCAGGAACCGAAGACCTCCATATCCTCGCATCAGTTGCCGAGGCTCTCGAGGTCGATGAGCCCTATGAGAAGGCGATCGAAAACGCCCTTGGAGAAAAAGTGAAGGGCTTTATCGTGCCTTCCTTTGAAGATATCCGACATGCGGCATCGATGCTGAGGCAAAAGGGGGTCGGCAGGACAGCCTTCATTCCGCAGGATGTCATCCATACCTTTGATGCTGAGACGCCCGATCCTGAAAGCAGTGCCGTCATTGCAAGGGCAGTGGACCTAGTGAGGATCCAGACTGACAGGGATGCATTTTCGCCGGTTATCAGGGCCATGCTCAATAATGTCTTCGTTGTCCGCGATCTCTCAGCCGGGCTCGCTCTCCTGAGCTCCCGGAATACCTGCACCTTCGTGACCCTTGACGGCGAGATCATCGAACCTTCAGGGGCTGTTATCGTCGGTGAAGGGAGAGGCGTCCTGCGAAGGAAACGTGAGATACGGGAGCTCGAAGCCCTGACAGATCAGAAAAAAAGGGAGATCGAAAAACTCGACAGCACCCTTGCCCTGAGCGAAGCCTCTCTTCAGGACAAGAAGGGATCGCTGAAGGATGTCGAAACGGCAATAATCAATACGGAGAGAGAGATTTCCCTTCTCAGGCTGACAGCCGATACTCAGAGAGGAGAAAGAGAGAAGACGAGCAGAAAGCTTGCATATCTCCACATCGAAAAGGAAGAGGTTCTCAGGGAAAGAGAATCTCTCAGGGCAATGGCTGCTGAAAAAGAGAAGGAGATCGAAAAGGTAGGGGCAAGGAAGGCGGAAGTCGAAGGGATCATTGCCGACATGCAGGATGCCATTCAGAAGAATAAAGAGAGCTATGAGGCCGCACGAGCCTCGATAACCGAATTGCGGTTGTCCCTCAATTCATACAAGGAGCGGCTCGAATCCATCAAGAAAGAGTCCGAGCATGGCCTGAAGATGCTCTCTGATCTCACGACGCTCAGGGAACGTCTCGTAGAGGAGAGGGCTGAGATCGATTCGAGGATAGCGAGGTGCGGGGAGGAGATCGAGAAGAACAATGAGTCATTGAAGGAACTCGTTGTGAAGGCTGACGGCCTCAAGGGAGTGATTTCGGAGAACAGGGAGATCATCCACAACGAATCCGAAGAACTCGCCCATATAGAGCAGGAGTCAAAGGCCCTCCGCAGCAGACTGGATGTCCTGACGGCACGGCTGGCTGAGATCGATGTCTCAATGGCTGAGCACAGAATAAAGCTCGAAAACCTGACGGAAGGTATCCGGCTGAATTACGGCATAGCACTAGCCTCCCTCGAGGTTGAACCGGTGGCCCCCGAAGATGAGGAGCGCCTGTCGTCAATACGGGAAAAGATTCTGGAACTCGGCCTGGTAAACCTCGGAACCCTCGAGGAGTATGAGGAGCTGAAGACCCGGTACGAGTTCCTCACGCAACAGCAGGATGATCTCAATAAATCCATAGCCGAGTTGGAAGAGGCCATTACCAAGATCAACAGTACGACAAGGAAAAAACTCAGGGACGCCTTTGAACAGCTGAGCGCAAAATTTTCGGAGGTCTTCAGCTATCTCTTCGGCGGCGGAAAGGCGGAGCTTGTCATGACGGACGAAAACAATATCCTCGATACCGGCATAGACATCATCGCTCAGCCTCCGGGGAAGAAGCTTCAGAACATCAATCTCCTCTCGGGCGGAGAAAAGGCCCTCACCGCCCTCTCGCTCCTCTTCGCAAGTTTTCTCATCAAGCCTGCCCCCCTCTGCATCCTCGACGAGGTTGACGCGCCCCTTGATGAAGCAAATGTCGGCAGGTTCGGGAAGATGCTGAGAGAACTCTCGGACAGGATACAGTTCATTGTGGTAACTCACAACAGGATAACGATGGAGGCTGCTGACTACATCTACGGGATAACGATGGAGGAGCCGGGTGTTTCGAAGGTTATCTCGATGCAACTCGCCGATGCCGTGTAA